One Flagellimonas sp. CMM7 genomic region harbors:
- a CDS encoding RagB/SusD family nutrient uptake outer membrane protein — MKKIKFYAVALLAMSYGCSDEFVADTKTDGLSDETVFSSESTAVASVTGIYDAFQGEFGGQAGLPNEYNTKSIFTLNKFTQDFIGNGNQDELTSFIINANDEVMGKMWPIHYNGIGRANSVLANLQPAIDEGNIGEELGSRLIGESLVLRAFFYYYLSSTMGAVPLITKPTGPSDDFFAPRNTQDNIFRQIVIDMTDAVNRLPWSYDEERGRVSKGTAYAMLGNAHMWLREYEEAVAAFEALEGNFSLEENFFDIHALFNKNGKESLFELQFDTESDLSWNRNDETTFLTSFTMPNEIGGGGFGGLPTEAFFNSFEDGDLRRIASVIGPGEEHPDENIDISSYERGSNSQLETPLNTAGTEIEPWTNGGRTGYFGIKQWRDPAPTGWGGPRIFGGSNHIWLRYGEVLLSLAEAAHKSGDDTKAMNAIMRVRNRAWGGSAPAPTGSMMDIIFDEYRHELGGEFSLWPVLRRTGDVSGYLSRKFGITTTEEGAILPIPRNQVDINPRLLEPAVDLGI, encoded by the coding sequence ATGAAAAAAATTAAATTTTATGCAGTTGCATTGCTTGCAATGTCTTATGGCTGCTCAGACGAATTTGTTGCAGACACCAAAACGGATGGTCTAAGTGATGAAACCGTATTTAGTTCAGAAAGTACGGCTGTCGCATCGGTAACAGGAATTTATGATGCATTTCAAGGAGAATTTGGAGGGCAAGCGGGCCTACCCAACGAATACAACACAAAGTCAATTTTTACATTGAATAAGTTTACCCAAGATTTTATAGGTAATGGAAATCAAGATGAACTGACCAGCTTTATCATTAATGCCAATGATGAGGTTATGGGCAAAATGTGGCCCATACATTATAATGGTATCGGTAGGGCAAACAGCGTATTGGCCAATCTTCAGCCAGCAATAGATGAAGGAAATATAGGAGAAGAACTGGGCAGTAGATTGATAGGTGAAAGTTTAGTGTTACGGGCCTTCTTTTATTATTACCTGTCATCAACAATGGGAGCTGTTCCTTTGATAACGAAACCAACTGGACCTTCAGATGATTTCTTCGCGCCAAGAAATACACAAGACAACATATTCAGACAAATTGTTATTGATATGACGGATGCCGTAAATCGTCTTCCATGGAGTTATGATGAGGAAAGAGGTAGGGTCAGCAAAGGAACGGCATATGCCATGTTGGGAAATGCGCATATGTGGCTAAGAGAATATGAGGAGGCCGTGGCTGCTTTTGAAGCCTTAGAGGGTAATTTCTCTTTAGAAGAGAACTTTTTTGATATCCATGCACTATTCAACAAAAATGGTAAGGAATCCCTTTTCGAATTACAATTTGATACGGAAAGTGATTTAAGTTGGAACAGAAATGATGAAACCACCTTCTTAACATCCTTTACCATGCCAAATGAAATTGGAGGTGGAGGTTTTGGAGGTTTGCCAACAGAGGCTTTTTTCAATTCATTTGAAGATGGAGATCTTAGAAGAATAGCTTCCGTAATAGGACCTGGAGAAGAACACCCAGATGAGAATATTGATATAAGCTCGTATGAGCGAGGCAGTAATTCTCAGCTAGAAACACCCCTTAATACTGCAGGGACAGAAATAGAACCATGGACCAATGGTGGTAGAACAGGTTATTTTGGCATCAAGCAATGGCGTGATCCAGCACCAACTGGCTGGGGCGGCCCTAGAATTTTTGGTGGATCTAACCATATTTGGCTACGTTATGGTGAAGTGCTGTTAAGTCTTGCTGAAGCGGCTCACAAAAGTGGTGATGACACTAAGGCAATGAATGCCATAATGAGAGTAAGAAATAGAGCTTGGGGAGGTAGTGCTCCAGCACCGACAGGAAGTATGATGGATATCATTTTCGATGAATACAGACACGAGTTGGGTGGTGAGTTTTCTTTATGGCCGGTATTGAGAAGAACAGGTGATGTATCTGGCTATTTATCTAGAAAGTTTGGAATAACCACAACAGAAGAGGGTGCTATATTGCCCATACCAAGAAATCAGGTAGATATCAATCCAAGATTATTGGAACCAGCTGTAGATCTAGGAATTTAA
- a CDS encoding phytanoyl-CoA dioxygenase family protein: MENDLKEQFLKNGYVIIDALSEEEINDFRMVIDKLLSTKAVSDDDTPKSSSFQHLGDALADFGKEARQYYFHLLTKPGTEPIHHAFYNPKILKVVEQIIGPDLIVNNASILAANVGTSYTLGWHRDIIQIPQDEIDDWLFSAERFHNSVQINLPLVDENSLWIVPKSHNRPNTEEENTAFQGSKHYAPVGVEMPGGVPVKLKAGQAVLYNNNLIHRGYTETMKIPRRTLHMGYHSNAFPPTWHFYLLNRDLLTEDYLKTLDPIMKAMMEKYIECRDRYPKMEDTWRAKYVSS, translated from the coding sequence ATGGAGAATGATTTAAAAGAACAATTTCTAAAAAACGGGTATGTGATTATCGATGCACTCTCAGAAGAAGAGATCAATGATTTCAGAATGGTTATAGACAAGTTGTTGAGTACAAAAGCAGTGAGTGATGATGATACCCCCAAAAGTTCGTCTTTCCAGCATTTAGGGGATGCTTTGGCCGATTTTGGAAAAGAGGCGAGACAATACTATTTTCACCTACTTACCAAACCTGGAACGGAACCAATACACCATGCCTTTTATAACCCTAAAATCTTAAAAGTCGTTGAGCAAATAATAGGCCCTGACCTAATCGTTAACAATGCCTCCATATTGGCAGCCAATGTGGGAACCTCATACACATTGGGTTGGCACAGGGATATCATTCAAATACCGCAAGATGAAATTGATGATTGGTTATTTTCTGCTGAAAGATTTCACAATAGCGTTCAAATCAACTTACCACTTGTGGATGAAAATTCACTCTGGATAGTACCAAAAAGTCATAACAGACCTAATACAGAAGAAGAAAATACAGCTTTTCAAGGGTCTAAACACTATGCGCCAGTTGGTGTGGAAATGCCGGGAGGCGTACCTGTTAAGTTAAAAGCCGGACAGGCCGTGCTTTACAACAACAATTTAATACATAGGGGGTACACGGAAACCATGAAAATCCCTAGAAGGACATTACATATGGGTTACCACAGTAACGCTTTTCCACCTACATGGCATTTTTATTTGCTGAACAGGGATTTGCTCACAGAAGATTATCTAAAAACACTGGATCCGATTATGAAAGCTATGATGGAAAAGTATATCGAATGTCGTGATAGATATCCAAAAATGGAAGATACTTGGAGGGCAAAATATGTTTCGAGCTAA
- a CDS encoding Gfo/Idh/MocA family protein, whose amino-acid sequence MNKKKLNIGIIGYNFMGKAHSNAWKKVSKFFDTSAEPVLKVACGQNLENLTNFADKWGWEEVETDWKKLIKRPDIEIIDIALPPHLHYEIAVAAAKAGKHIFCEKPIAMNLEQAMDMYEKSEACNVVHYLNHNYRRVPAIALAKQMINNGTIGNIYHWRCAYQQDWITSPDFPLTWQLQAQYAKAGPHWDLNSHCVDLAHFLVGDITDVTCITKNFIAERPLAKKGGTRNLKAEVGSTEMGKVTVEDAVLMMVNFKNGAIGSFEATRFANGRKNKLSFEIYGSKGSLTFNLERLNELHYYSQEDKDGLKGFRTISVTEDSHPYVSHWWPAGHIIGYEHTFVHAASDFIEAVANNANIEPNFKDGVAIIKVLEAGLRSSIEKRTIAID is encoded by the coding sequence ATGAATAAAAAAAAGCTAAATATTGGCATCATAGGTTATAACTTTATGGGGAAGGCCCATAGCAACGCATGGAAAAAAGTTTCCAAATTCTTTGACACTTCAGCTGAGCCCGTTTTAAAAGTGGCCTGTGGGCAAAACTTAGAAAATTTAACCAATTTTGCTGATAAATGGGGATGGGAAGAGGTAGAGACAGATTGGAAAAAGCTTATCAAGAGGCCAGATATAGAGATTATAGATATTGCACTACCACCACACCTACATTATGAAATTGCTGTAGCCGCAGCAAAAGCTGGAAAACATATCTTTTGCGAAAAGCCTATTGCCATGAATTTGGAACAGGCCATGGATATGTACGAAAAAAGTGAAGCATGTAATGTAGTGCATTATCTGAACCATAACTATAGAAGGGTGCCTGCAATAGCCCTTGCCAAGCAGATGATAAATAATGGCACGATAGGCAACATATATCATTGGCGATGTGCTTATCAACAAGATTGGATTACCAGCCCTGATTTTCCGCTAACTTGGCAGTTGCAAGCTCAATATGCCAAGGCCGGGCCTCACTGGGATCTTAACTCACACTGTGTGGACCTAGCACATTTTCTAGTGGGTGATATTACGGATGTTACATGCATTACCAAAAACTTTATAGCAGAAAGACCCCTTGCTAAAAAAGGAGGCACACGCAATCTCAAAGCTGAGGTCGGTAGTACTGAAATGGGCAAGGTCACTGTAGAAGATGCCGTATTGATGATGGTCAATTTTAAGAACGGTGCCATCGGCTCATTTGAGGCCACACGATTCGCCAATGGTCGCAAGAACAAATTGTCTTTTGAGATTTACGGCAGTAAGGGGAGCCTAACATTTAATCTAGAGCGGTTAAATGAGTTGCATTACTATTCCCAAGAAGACAAGGATGGCCTAAAGGGGTTCAGAACAATTTCCGTAACCGAAGATAGCCACCCTTATGTAAGCCATTGGTGGCCAGCTGGCCATATAATTGGATACGAACACACTTTTGTACATGCGGCTTCCGATTTCATAGAAGCAGTGGCAAACAATGCCAACATAGAGCCCAATTTCAAAGATGGTGTGGCAATCATTAAGGTGTTAGAAGCAGGATTACGATCATCAATTGAAAAAAGAACGATAGCAATAGACTAG
- a CDS encoding TonB-dependent receptor, which translates to MNQKREHNWLKSKKNKYVLRFGLLTILICLGTQSVQANANFYNDNFETVPQLTITGTIVDSNGTPLPGAVVLIKGTTNGAQADFDGNYTIDANTGDTLVFSYIGYLKNEVVVGSDSVINIAMTEDAQALDEVVVVAYGTSTKKDLTGAVAVVGAEELNSFPATNVDQALQGKTAGVQIVSNSGAPGSSVTVNIRGVGSFANTTPLYIVDGYPTQDISFLNPNSIASISVLKDASAGAIYGVRASNGVVIIETKKGTKGKVSVELNTFVGYRFQPKTLDVLDIETFAPFASEIGNSTDFTSVDAVPFPGWASPGQLTNIDWQDFAYNSAARFSTNLSVRGGGENSRIAFTAGIYDEDGVVLTSEYKRYNMGLNVQFDVTEKLRININTNYAYSSSLAQLNQGYFNIARMIDNIPHLAGEEELNARGFSNGTNLPFDGNGNFGGFPDIPENTFRTSANVLASALQRDGNNGNNNFYGNLDISYDFFDGLTASAKMGVNTNSSFFTTFNPTFYRSNSNNDVNDVSTYDFGQRTNTEWLFEGLLKYKKTFADKHNIDVLLGVSAQRDNRKFLRTTGSGFLNNEIRDLSQANEISISEGNEQRTTLASTFARFNYNFNSKYYITGTIRRDGVGDRFGQNQQFGIFPSFAGGWNIDEEPFMDDSIFDILKIRGSWGETGSFIGINPFSFAAIFGNGSPRDDAGTNGLGQGLFANNLANPDLRWETQRQTDIGLEAELLNRNVYLTLDYYNKESSDFLFNETIPIQNGFTSRAVNAGNVVNKGFEILVGHRKTSGDFTWDISANITTVDNEITALTSTQDFTVLPTQFVPQFNTRSFWADLTRSEVGGEVGSYFAFRSDGIFNDQAELDALNATAVANGNPAYQDVNTSLGDRKFKDISGPDGTPDGVINEFDREIIGSPIPDFYGGLNMNFKYKGFDLGVEFYGSYGGDILNFVRLELESLGGFGLNDGFSNVSREYYNNRWTPENQSNTYARAIVNDAQIQNGRASDYFLEDGSFLRLRNVRFGYSLPTDFSNSIGMENINIYVSGQNLITWTNYSGYDPEIGQNSDIDGVSSVGTRGIDAGAYPITKSMTVGVNMKF; encoded by the coding sequence ATGAATCAAAAACGAGAACACAATTGGTTAAAGTCCAAAAAAAATAAATACGTACTGCGTTTTGGACTTCTCACGATACTGATTTGCCTTGGAACACAATCTGTTCAGGCAAATGCAAATTTTTATAATGACAATTTCGAAACAGTACCCCAGTTAACAATCACTGGTACTATTGTTGATAGTAATGGAACTCCACTTCCAGGAGCAGTGGTACTGATTAAAGGTACGACCAACGGTGCTCAAGCTGATTTTGATGGTAATTATACCATTGATGCCAATACCGGGGATACCCTAGTTTTTTCCTATATAGGATATTTAAAAAACGAAGTTGTTGTCGGCAGTGATTCAGTTATTAATATCGCTATGACGGAAGATGCACAGGCACTAGATGAGGTAGTAGTGGTTGCCTATGGCACATCGACCAAAAAGGATTTGACTGGTGCTGTAGCAGTGGTAGGTGCGGAAGAGTTAAATAGTTTTCCTGCAACAAATGTTGATCAGGCCCTACAGGGTAAAACGGCAGGGGTTCAAATTGTTTCAAATTCAGGTGCCCCAGGGTCTTCGGTAACGGTAAACATTCGAGGGGTTGGATCTTTTGCCAATACAACACCTTTGTATATTGTAGATGGTTACCCTACGCAAGATATCTCTTTTTTAAACCCTAACAGTATAGCATCCATATCGGTTTTAAAAGATGCTTCCGCTGGAGCTATTTACGGTGTTCGAGCTAGCAACGGAGTTGTAATCATTGAAACAAAAAAAGGCACAAAGGGTAAAGTCAGTGTAGAATTGAACACATTTGTAGGATACCGCTTTCAGCCGAAAACCCTTGATGTTTTGGATATTGAAACGTTTGCACCTTTCGCTTCAGAAATTGGTAATTCTACTGACTTCACAAGTGTAGATGCAGTACCATTTCCAGGTTGGGCAAGTCCAGGACAACTGACCAATATTGATTGGCAAGATTTTGCCTATAATTCTGCCGCAAGGTTTTCTACGAATTTGAGTGTTCGGGGAGGTGGAGAAAATTCAAGAATTGCATTTACTGCTGGTATTTATGACGAAGACGGTGTTGTGCTGACCTCTGAATATAAAAGATATAATATGGGCTTGAATGTGCAATTTGATGTTACTGAAAAGTTACGGATAAACATAAATACTAATTATGCGTACTCTTCAAGTTTGGCGCAGTTAAATCAGGGGTATTTCAACATTGCAAGAATGATTGATAACATCCCACATTTAGCCGGTGAAGAGGAACTAAATGCCAGAGGGTTTAGCAACGGTACCAACTTACCATTTGATGGAAACGGTAATTTTGGAGGTTTTCCTGATATTCCTGAAAACACATTTAGAACTAGCGCGAACGTTTTAGCAAGTGCCTTACAACGTGATGGCAATAATGGCAACAACAATTTTTATGGAAATTTAGATATTTCTTATGATTTTTTTGACGGTTTGACAGCAAGTGCAAAAATGGGAGTGAATACAAATAGTTCATTTTTTACAACTTTTAACCCAACATTTTATAGAAGTAATTCTAATAATGATGTAAACGATGTGTCAACCTATGATTTTGGACAAAGAACCAATACAGAGTGGTTGTTTGAAGGTTTACTTAAATACAAGAAAACATTTGCTGATAAACATAACATTGATGTCTTGCTAGGGGTCTCTGCACAAAGGGACAATAGAAAATTTCTTAGAACAACAGGTAGTGGGTTTTTGAACAATGAAATCAGAGATCTTTCACAGGCAAATGAGATTTCCATATCTGAGGGAAATGAGCAGAGAACCACTTTAGCTAGTACGTTTGCCAGATTTAATTATAATTTCAATAGCAAGTACTATATAACGGGTACTATAAGACGTGATGGGGTTGGAGATCGATTTGGTCAAAATCAACAGTTTGGTATATTTCCTTCTTTTGCAGGAGGTTGGAATATAGATGAGGAACCCTTTATGGATGATAGTATATTTGATATATTAAAAATTCGTGGTAGTTGGGGTGAAACCGGCAGTTTTATAGGTATAAACCCTTTTAGTTTTGCTGCTATATTTGGGAATGGTTCACCAAGGGATGACGCCGGAACAAATGGTCTTGGTCAGGGATTGTTTGCAAACAACTTAGCCAATCCGGATTTAAGGTGGGAAACGCAAAGACAAACTGATATAGGTTTAGAAGCAGAATTGTTGAACAGAAATGTATACTTGACCCTAGATTATTATAATAAAGAATCATCGGACTTTTTATTCAATGAGACCATTCCAATTCAAAATGGTTTTACAAGTAGAGCTGTGAACGCAGGTAATGTGGTAAACAAAGGTTTTGAAATTTTGGTGGGCCATAGAAAGACCAGCGGAGATTTTACTTGGGATATTTCGGCCAATATTACTACAGTGGACAATGAAATTACGGCCTTGACATCAACGCAAGATTTTACTGTTTTACCTACGCAATTTGTTCCACAATTCAATACGAGATCCTTCTGGGCAGATTTAACAAGATCTGAAGTAGGTGGAGAGGTAGGTTCTTATTTTGCTTTCAGATCTGATGGTATTTTTAATGACCAGGCAGAACTGGATGCCCTGAATGCAACGGCCGTAGCAAATGGAAATCCTGCATATCAAGACGTGAACACTTCTTTAGGTGATAGAAAGTTTAAAGATATATCTGGTCCTGATGGTACTCCGGACGGGGTTATTAATGAGTTTGACCGCGAAATTATTGGAAGTCCTATTCCAGATTTTTATGGTGGTCTAAACATGAACTTTAAATATAAAGGTTTTGATTTAGGAGTGGAGTTCTATGGTTCATATGGTGGTGATATTCTAAACTTTGTAAGATTGGAATTGGAATCTCTAGGAGGTTTTGGACTTAATGATGGGTTTAGCAATGTAAGTAGAGAATATTACAATAATAGATGGACACCTGAGAACCAGTCAAACACATATGCCAGAGCAATAGTAAATGATGCTCAAATTCAGAATGGTAGGGCTTCAGATTACTTCTTGGAAGATGGTTCATTTTTAAGGTTGAGAAATGTGCGTTTTGGTTATTCCCTTCCAACCGATTTCTCCAATAGTATTGGTATGGAGAACATAAATATATATGTAAGTGGGCAAAATCTAATCACATGGACCAATTACTCGGGTTATGATCCAGAAATTGGACAAAACTCTGATATAGATGGCGTATCATCGGTAGGAACCAGAGGAATTGACGCAGGTGCTTATCCTATTACCAAATCAATGACGGTAGGTGTTAATATGAAATTTTAA